The Kitasatospora sp. NBC_00374 genome has a segment encoding these proteins:
- a CDS encoding DUF3566 domain-containing protein, translating to MSGATGAGGATGGLPGGAPYGGVPPRPTEHPTAASTSLMPPVGAPGQGSGATYGGQPAAAQGGGTDGFSTPTTYAKGQPTPARGTRVPPGTAPRRPGTSAPAAAAGGARTRKARLRIVKADPWSVMKVSFLLSLAVGVILIVATAVLWMTLDGLGVFDSLSSTLKDVTGNDSAGSFNLMDYIGFGRVMMFTFLIAVVDVVLMTALATLSAFIYNTAAGFTGGVELTLAEED from the coding sequence GTGAGTGGAGCCACGGGTGCTGGAGGTGCCACGGGCGGCCTGCCGGGCGGTGCGCCGTACGGCGGGGTGCCGCCGCGTCCGACCGAGCACCCGACGGCGGCGTCCACCTCGCTGATGCCGCCGGTCGGTGCGCCAGGCCAGGGCAGCGGTGCCACCTACGGCGGACAGCCTGCCGCCGCCCAGGGCGGCGGTACGGACGGCTTCTCCACGCCGACCACCTACGCCAAGGGCCAGCCGACCCCCGCCCGCGGCACCCGGGTCCCGCCCGGCACCGCCCCGCGCCGTCCCGGCACCTCCGCGCCCGCCGCGGCGGCGGGCGGTGCCCGGACCCGCAAGGCCCGGCTGCGGATCGTCAAGGCCGACCCCTGGTCGGTCATGAAGGTCAGCTTCCTGCTCTCGCTGGCCGTCGGCGTCATCCTCATCGTCGCGACGGCCGTGCTCTGGATGACCCTCGACGGCCTCGGCGTCTTCGACTCGCTGAGCAGCACGCTCAAGGACGTCACGGGCAACGACAGCGCCGGCAGCTTCAACCTGATGGACTACATCGGCTTCGGCCGGGTCATGATGTTCACCTTCCTGATCGCCGTGGTGGACGTGGTGCTGATGACGGCCCTGGCCACCCTCTCCGCGTTCATCTACAACACCGCGGCCGGCTTCACCGGCGGCGTCGAGCTGACCCTGGCGGAAGAGGATTGA
- a CDS encoding class I SAM-dependent methyltransferase has product MAEVATQLIGAVEGLLGLRIPLRIRAWDGSIAGPPGAPTLVLRNRRAARRLLWQPGELGLARAYVSGDLELAPDTDLYEVLSAVAAFAEQPEVRQLDLGLGDVLGAHGRELLATLLRIGAVGPQPAPPPEEAGRPSGRLHSRRRDRAAISHHYDVGNDFYRLVLGSTLVYSCAYWTPDAKSLEDAQEAKLDLICRKLGLRPGLRLLDVGCGWGSLVLHAARHYGVTAVGVSISAEQVALARQRVADAGLGDRIEIRLQDYREIPDGPFDAVSSVGMAEHVGSAQYLTYARGLYDLLTPGGRLLNHQIARRPDLPGEAYRPSPFIDRYVFPDGELAPVGSTVGLLEDAGFEVRDVEALREHYALTLREWVANLEAHWPEAVRLVGRGRARVWRLYMAASAVAFEQNRIGVNQVLAVRTTTVGRSGLPATREQWLTGLRDPELHRSESGPEVAADTDLGDRRSVR; this is encoded by the coding sequence ATGGCTGAGGTCGCAACACAACTGATCGGTGCGGTGGAGGGGCTGCTGGGGCTGCGGATCCCGCTGCGGATCCGCGCCTGGGACGGCAGCATCGCGGGCCCGCCCGGCGCCCCCACCCTGGTGCTGCGCAACCGCCGCGCGGCCCGGCGCCTGCTCTGGCAGCCCGGTGAGCTCGGCCTGGCCCGTGCCTACGTCTCCGGAGACCTCGAACTCGCCCCCGACACCGACCTCTACGAGGTGCTGTCGGCCGTCGCCGCGTTCGCCGAACAGCCCGAGGTGCGCCAGCTGGACCTCGGCCTCGGCGACGTCCTTGGGGCGCACGGCCGCGAACTGCTCGCCACCCTGCTGCGGATCGGCGCCGTCGGTCCCCAGCCCGCCCCGCCGCCCGAGGAGGCCGGCAGGCCCAGCGGCCGGCTGCACAGCCGCAGACGCGACCGGGCGGCGATCAGCCACCACTACGACGTGGGCAACGACTTCTACCGGCTGGTCCTCGGCTCCACCCTCGTCTACTCCTGCGCCTACTGGACGCCCGACGCGAAGAGCCTGGAGGACGCCCAGGAGGCCAAGCTGGACCTGATCTGCCGCAAGCTGGGCCTGCGTCCCGGGCTGCGGCTGCTGGACGTCGGGTGCGGCTGGGGCTCGCTGGTGCTGCACGCGGCCCGCCACTACGGCGTCACGGCCGTCGGGGTGTCCATCTCGGCCGAGCAGGTCGCACTGGCCCGGCAGCGGGTCGCGGACGCCGGGCTGGGCGACCGGATCGAGATCCGGCTGCAGGACTACCGGGAGATCCCCGACGGGCCGTTCGACGCCGTCTCCAGCGTCGGCATGGCCGAGCACGTCGGCTCCGCCCAGTACCTGACCTACGCCCGGGGCCTGTACGACCTGCTGACGCCCGGCGGACGCCTGCTCAACCACCAGATCGCCCGGCGGCCCGACCTGCCCGGCGAGGCGTACCGGCCGAGCCCCTTCATCGACCGCTATGTCTTCCCGGACGGCGAGCTGGCTCCGGTGGGCAGCACGGTCGGCCTGCTGGAGGACGCGGGCTTCGAGGTCCGGGACGTCGAGGCGCTGCGCGAGCACTACGCCCTGACCCTGCGCGAGTGGGTGGCCAACCTGGAGGCCCACTGGCCGGAGGCCGTCCGACTGGTCGGCCGCGGGCGGGCCCGGGTCTGGCGGCTCTACATGGCGGCCTCCGCGGTGGCCTTCGAGCAGAACCGGATCGGGGTCAACCAGGTCCTCGCCGTCCGCACCACCACGGTCGGCCGCAGCGGCCTCCCGGCCACCCGGGAGCAGTGGCTGACCGGCCTGCGGGACCCTGAGCTGCACCGCTCGGAGTCCGGCCCCGAGGTGGCCGCGGATACGGATTTGGGAGATCGGCGCTCGGTCCGCTAA
- a CDS encoding DLW-39 family protein, protein MKKLLLVALVALGGFFVYRQVQADRAEQDLWTEATDPVPAGR, encoded by the coding sequence GTGAAGAAGCTCCTCCTGGTCGCCCTGGTCGCCCTCGGCGGCTTCTTTGTCTACCGTCAGGTTCAGGCCGACCGCGCCGAGCAGGACCTGTGGACCGAGGCCACCGACCCGGTTCCGGCCGGCCGCTGA
- a CDS encoding DUF5324 family protein, giving the protein MTRLDSARETADRTKEALAPYAVTAKDTALHYAGEAKQVLGPKAAAAGDRARTGAVSAAQAARTQYARHVVPQLEQAFAGLPPHAQQTTLKAVHRAQEAALAARLSAARTTEQARTTVVPKVTGAVDSARATVGPFAQEAQLRGAAALTALHGNVTAAEISELAAKNIKRQHRHGWATGLAVAGTVAIGSGVLVWHWYRKQSNPEWLVEPPEPSSPATGPTAGDATLVNGSTPIGSTRPASGQENTESHPDEADHRPGDDRPKPHDPRKPH; this is encoded by the coding sequence GTGACCCGTTTGGACTCAGCGCGGGAGACTGCCGACCGGACGAAGGAAGCCCTCGCGCCCTACGCCGTCACCGCCAAGGACACCGCCCTGCACTACGCCGGCGAGGCCAAGCAGGTGCTCGGCCCCAAGGCGGCCGCCGCCGGCGACCGGGCCAGGACGGGCGCCGTCAGCGCCGCGCAGGCCGCCCGCACCCAGTACGCCAGGCACGTCGTACCGCAGCTGGAGCAGGCCTTCGCCGGCCTGCCCCCGCATGCCCAGCAGACCACCCTGAAGGCCGTCCACCGGGCCCAGGAGGCCGCACTGGCCGCCAGGCTCTCGGCGGCCCGGACCACCGAGCAGGCCAGGACCACGGTGGTCCCCAAGGTCACCGGCGCGGTCGACAGCGCCCGCGCCACCGTCGGCCCGTTCGCCCAGGAGGCGCAGCTCCGCGGCGCCGCCGCGCTGACCGCCCTGCACGGCAACGTGACGGCGGCCGAGATCAGCGAGCTGGCCGCCAAGAACATCAAGAGGCAGCACCGGCACGGCTGGGCCACCGGCCTGGCGGTCGCCGGCACCGTGGCGATCGGCAGCGGGGTGCTGGTCTGGCACTGGTACCGCAAGCAGAGCAACCCCGAATGGCTGGTCGAGCCCCCGGAGCCGTCGTCCCCGGCCACCGGCCCGACTGCCGGGGACGCCACGCTGGTGAACGGCTCCACCCCGATCGGATCCACCCGGCCCGCCTCCGGCCAGGAGAACACCGAGTCCCACCCCGACGAGGCGGACCACCGGCCCGGCGACGACCGCCCCAAGCCGCACGACCCGCGCAAGCCGCACTGA
- a CDS encoding peptidylprolyl isomerase — protein MTQDLTATLKTNRGDIVVKLFPNHAPKTVANFVELAEGTREWVDPRTGQKSDAPLYDGTVFHRVIGDFMIQGGDPLGTGTGGPGYRFADEFHPDLAFTKPFLLAMANSGPGTNGSQFFITVAPTAWLTRKHTIFGEVVDPAGRAVVEQISKSPTRPGDRPLEDVVIESVVITRG, from the coding sequence GTGACCCAGGACCTGACCGCCACCCTGAAGACCAACCGCGGTGACATCGTGGTCAAGCTCTTCCCGAACCACGCCCCGAAGACGGTGGCGAACTTCGTGGAGCTGGCTGAGGGAACTCGCGAGTGGGTCGACCCCCGGACCGGCCAGAAGTCCGACGCGCCGCTGTACGACGGCACCGTGTTCCACCGGGTGATCGGCGACTTCATGATCCAGGGCGGTGACCCGCTGGGCACCGGCACGGGTGGCCCGGGCTACCGGTTCGCCGACGAGTTCCACCCCGACCTCGCCTTCACCAAGCCGTTCCTGCTCGCGATGGCCAACTCGGGCCCGGGCACCAACGGCTCGCAGTTCTTCATCACGGTCGCGCCGACCGCCTGGCTGACCCGCAAGCACACCATCTTCGGCGAGGTCGTCGACCCGGCCGGTCGGGCCGTCGTCGAGCAGATCTCGAAGTCCCCGACCCGGCCGGGCGACCGCCCGCTGGAGGACGTGGTGATCGAGTCCGTGGTCATCACCCGCGGCTGA
- a CDS encoding rhomboid family intramembrane serine protease — protein sequence MTGAAVGFQCPECVRGGVQQSRPAATRFAAHPMVAGAPVTVTLAALNLLVFLVTQYLAPSWQMRLGLYSYVPVPGLSVGVAAGPSEWYRLLTSMFVHAGFLHVATNLVSLIVLGPPLERVLGRLRFLGLYLLSGLAGNALAFLVSGGALYSVGASGAIFGLLGATVVLVRFNRAPLGPVVALLVFNLVVTFSVSWIDWRAHIGGLVAGAAMAAGLVYAPRAHRVLVQGLTAAAVLAVVVGTVVVGTARLGG from the coding sequence ATGACCGGGGCCGCGGTGGGCTTCCAGTGCCCGGAGTGCGTCCGCGGCGGGGTCCAGCAGAGCCGTCCGGCGGCCACGCGGTTCGCTGCCCACCCGATGGTGGCCGGGGCGCCGGTGACGGTCACACTGGCCGCGCTGAACCTGCTGGTGTTCCTGGTCACCCAGTATCTGGCGCCGTCCTGGCAGATGCGGCTGGGGCTTTACAGCTACGTCCCCGTGCCGGGGCTGTCGGTCGGTGTCGCGGCCGGGCCCTCGGAGTGGTACCGGCTGCTGACCTCGATGTTCGTGCACGCGGGCTTTCTGCACGTGGCGACCAACCTGGTGAGCCTGATCGTGCTCGGACCGCCACTGGAGCGGGTGCTGGGGCGGCTGCGGTTCCTGGGCCTCTATCTGCTGTCCGGGCTGGCCGGGAACGCGCTGGCCTTCCTGGTCTCCGGCGGCGCGCTCTACTCGGTGGGTGCCTCGGGCGCGATCTTCGGTCTGTTGGGGGCCACGGTGGTGCTGGTGCGCTTCAACCGGGCGCCGCTCGGGCCGGTCGTGGCCCTGCTGGTGTTCAACCTGGTGGTGACCTTCTCGGTCAGCTGGATCGACTGGCGGGCGCACATCGGCGGCCTGGTGGCCGGGGCCGCGATGGCGGCTGGGCTGGTGTACGCCCCGCGGGCACACCGCGTGCTGGTCCAGGGGCTGACGGCGGCCGCCGTCCTGGCCGTGGTGGTGGGGACGGTCGTGGTGGGGACGGCACGTCTCGGAGGGTAG
- the crgA gene encoding cell division protein CrgA: MPKSRVRKKDDYTPPSAATAVKISSGRSWVAPLMLAFFLIGLVWIVTYYVTSGSWPVASWGNWNILAGFGFIAAGFGVSTQWK, encoded by the coding sequence GTGCCGAAGTCTCGAGTCCGCAAGAAGGACGACTACACGCCGCCGTCCGCCGCGACCGCGGTGAAGATCAGCTCCGGCCGGAGCTGGGTCGCCCCGCTCATGCTGGCGTTCTTTCTCATCGGCCTGGTCTGGATCGTCACCTACTACGTGACCAGCGGCAGCTGGCCGGTGGCAAGCTGGGGCAACTGGAACATTCTGGCCGGTTTCGGTTTCATCGCGGCGGGCTTCGGCGTCTCCACCCAGTGGAAGTAG
- a CDS encoding DUF881 domain-containing protein, which produces MPNSTIPPESGPARTGGTRIVGRALTCAVFALAGLLFYISAQTAQGTDLRTDNSLLKLSDVIRERSAQNQQLQAQVGELQDRTDALAQQQGSPADTDRLDALQQAAGLEALRGPGLTVTLNDAPPNATARIPNVPEPDVNDLVIHQQDIQAVVNALWRGGAEGIQVMDQRLISTSAVRCVGNTLLLQGRVYSPPYVIRAVGKTEALRSALDSDPAIKRYLQYVVAYGLGWKVQENTELTLPGYAGSADLRSAEGQ; this is translated from the coding sequence GTGCCGAATTCCACGATTCCCCCTGAGTCCGGCCCTGCGCGCACCGGCGGGACCCGAATTGTCGGACGTGCCCTGACCTGCGCCGTCTTCGCGCTCGCCGGACTGCTCTTCTACATCAGCGCGCAGACCGCCCAGGGCACCGATCTGCGCACCGACAACTCGCTGCTCAAGCTCAGCGACGTGATACGCGAGCGCAGCGCGCAGAACCAGCAGCTCCAGGCCCAGGTCGGCGAGCTCCAGGACCGTACCGACGCACTGGCCCAGCAGCAGGGCAGCCCCGCCGACACCGACCGGTTGGACGCCCTCCAGCAGGCCGCCGGGCTGGAGGCACTGCGCGGCCCGGGGTTGACGGTCACCCTCAACGACGCGCCGCCGAACGCGACCGCGCGGATCCCGAACGTGCCGGAGCCGGACGTCAACGACCTGGTCATCCACCAGCAGGACATCCAGGCGGTGGTCAACGCCCTGTGGCGGGGCGGCGCCGAGGGCATCCAGGTGATGGACCAGCGGCTGATCTCCACCAGTGCCGTCCGCTGCGTCGGAAACACCCTGCTGCTCCAGGGACGGGTCTACTCCCCGCCGTACGTGATCAGGGCGGTCGGGAAGACGGAAGCGCTGCGCTCGGCCCTGGACAGCGATCCGGCGATCAAGCGCTACCTGCAGTACGTGGTGGCGTACGGGCTGGGCTGGAAGGTCCAGGAGAACACCGAGCTGACCCTGCCCGGCTACGCGGGCTCGGCCGACCTGCGCTCGGCCGAGGGCCAGTAG
- a CDS encoding aminodeoxychorismate/anthranilate synthase component II: MTSGRPPRILVVDNYDSFVFNLVQYLYQLGATCEVVRNDEVTVDHAVLRDGDQGFDGVLLSPGPGTPEEAGVCVEMVHRCASIGLPVFGVCLGLQSIAVAYGAVVGRAPELLHGKTSPVTHEDGGVFEGLPSPLTATRYHSLAVDPATVPDTLVVTAQTESGVIMGLRHRDLLVEGVQFHPESVLTEGGHRMLANWLAECGFAEAVGRSAGLAPVIGRG, translated from the coding sequence ATGACCTCCGGCCGCCCGCCCCGGATCCTCGTGGTCGACAACTACGACAGCTTCGTCTTCAACCTCGTCCAGTACCTCTACCAGCTCGGTGCCACCTGCGAGGTGGTCCGCAACGACGAGGTGACGGTCGATCACGCGGTGCTCCGCGACGGTGACCAGGGCTTCGACGGGGTGCTGCTGTCCCCCGGCCCGGGGACGCCGGAGGAGGCCGGGGTCTGCGTGGAGATGGTGCACCGCTGCGCGTCGATCGGGCTGCCGGTCTTCGGGGTGTGCCTGGGCCTGCAGTCGATCGCGGTGGCGTACGGCGCGGTCGTCGGCCGGGCACCGGAGTTGCTGCACGGCAAGACCTCACCGGTCACCCACGAGGACGGCGGGGTGTTCGAGGGGCTGCCCTCGCCGCTGACCGCCACCCGGTACCACTCGCTGGCGGTCGACCCGGCGACGGTGCCGGACACCCTGGTGGTCACCGCGCAGACCGAGAGCGGCGTGATCATGGGCCTGCGCCACCGCGACCTGCTGGTCGAGGGCGTGCAGTTCCACCCGGAGTCGGTGCTGACCGAGGGCGGCCACCGGATGCTGGCGAACTGGCTGGCGGAGTGCGGGTTCGCCGAAGCCGTGGGCCGTTCGGCCGGGCTCGCCCCGGTGATCGGGCGAGGCTGA
- a CDS encoding class E sortase, producing the protein MTAVRPEGNTQRPGDGGDEAPGTGDWGVYEQAGGPGAASPFDRLPASEQTMKLRVVPAADAAADPDAAGGRPARRAEGRTALRSGTGRRRASGPRRGPRQRPKESKLVVAARMVGELFITLGLVMLLFVSYQLWWTNVQADAAADGTRNQLEQQWAQPQQSPAPGVEVPKEPGKFEPGQGFAIVYIPKLGLKYPIAEGTNKQQVLDKGLVGHYTGTAMPADKAGNFAIAAHRTTHGQPFRKIGELKPGDKIVVETSTTFYTYEVAGGIPETPPNNVSVIQPVPKGSPFTQAGRYITLTTCTPEFSARGRLIVFGKLAGEQPRAQGQPAALAGN; encoded by the coding sequence GTGACGGCGGTACGCCCGGAGGGCAACACCCAGCGGCCCGGCGACGGCGGCGACGAGGCGCCCGGCACGGGGGACTGGGGTGTGTACGAGCAGGCCGGCGGCCCCGGCGCGGCCTCGCCGTTCGACCGGCTGCCGGCGAGCGAGCAGACCATGAAGCTGCGGGTGGTGCCGGCGGCCGACGCGGCCGCGGACCCGGACGCCGCGGGCGGGCGCCCTGCACGACGGGCGGAGGGCCGGACGGCGCTGCGCTCGGGCACCGGGCGGCGCCGGGCGTCCGGCCCGCGGCGGGGGCCGCGGCAGCGGCCCAAGGAGTCCAAGCTGGTGGTCGCCGCCCGGATGGTCGGCGAGCTGTTCATCACGCTCGGCCTGGTGATGCTGCTCTTCGTGTCGTACCAGCTGTGGTGGACCAACGTGCAGGCCGACGCGGCCGCCGACGGCACCCGCAACCAGCTCGAACAGCAGTGGGCCCAGCCGCAGCAGTCGCCCGCGCCGGGCGTGGAGGTGCCGAAGGAGCCGGGCAAGTTCGAGCCGGGCCAGGGTTTCGCGATCGTCTACATCCCCAAGCTCGGCCTCAAATACCCGATCGCCGAGGGCACCAACAAGCAGCAGGTGCTCGACAAGGGCCTGGTCGGCCACTACACCGGCACCGCGATGCCGGCGGACAAGGCCGGGAACTTCGCGATCGCCGCGCACCGTACCACCCACGGCCAGCCGTTCCGCAAGATCGGCGAGCTGAAGCCCGGGGACAAGATCGTGGTGGAGACCTCGACCACCTTCTACACCTACGAGGTCGCCGGCGGGATCCCGGAGACCCCGCCGAACAACGTGTCGGTGATCCAGCCGGTCCCGAAGGGCTCCCCGTTCACCCAGGCGGGCCGGTACATCACGTTGACGACCTGCACCCCCGAGTTCAGCGCCCGAGGCCGGCTGATCGTCTTCGGCAAGCTGGCCGGGGAGCAGCCGAGGGCCCAGGGGCAGCCGGCCGCCCTGGCCGGGAACTAG